TGGCGAGATCGGTATTCTGATGGACATGCCCCGCACTGCAAGCATTGTGGCCAGCATACGAAGTCTGGTGGTCAGGCTGAACAAGGAGGACCTGCAGAAACAGCTCCCATCGTACCCGGATGTTGAGAGAGCGATCAGAGACGAGGCCCTGGAGAGACTGTCGATACTGAAGAGGAAGAAGAAAGAGCAAGGCGTGAGTCCTCATAGTGGTCAAGATGGCAGCATACGGCCTCCCGCGGCACCGCGAAAGCGATCGCGAGACTGGATTGCAGGAGATGTTGAGATGGGCGAGGCAGGATCGTTGGAGGATGGCGAAGTGACAAGCAACAAGAAGAGGAAATCTCCGTCTCCAGGCATCGCGGAGGTCGCGGCTTCGAGCGGGTTGGGCAGTTCTCCCTTGACTGTTCGGCAACTGCTCAAAGAGCTGCCTCTCTTCTCTGGACTGCCGGCGGACATATTGCACTTTCTGGGCGTCAATGCTCAACCCGTGTCATACCCACCTTTTACGGAAATCGTGAAGCAAGGGTCCAGTGGAAGGGAGGTATACTTCATCATCAAGGGTGATGTTGAGGTGCTCACAGAGGTTCCCGGCTCCGCGAGTGCTCCCACGTCGCTCAGCCCTAATACCGGAACGAATGGAAACACGCCACAGCCAGAGCTACGCATACGTGCTCGCCTTACGGCAGGGCAGTACTTTGGCGAAGTTACAAGTTTGAGCTTATCACCGGGTCGAACAGCTACTGTGCGAAGCGTCAATGCTGTTGAATGTCTTCTTATCAACGGAGATGTGCTAGACAGCTTATGGCGAAGATGCAGTCCGCACCTTCGGCAGCAAGTAGAAAGCGAAGCCAAGAGGCGCCTCACTGCTGCACGAAAGGACGATGATGTTGTAATGGCAGATGTCGGAGCATCTCTTGGTCAACACACTAGCACAACAGATGCCACAACCCAAGGAGTGGACACGTCAGGACAGGACGACAACGACTGGCGCAAGGATCTCCCTACTGTCAAGTTCGAGGAGCCGTTGGACCTGGACGGTCCCTCGCACTCACCTACGATGGTGCCCCAGATGGAGCCCATTGACCCAGATCCATTCTTCAACGAGAACCTTGACAACATGCGAGCAAAGTCTCGAAGATCATCGTTGGCGCCACCCTTGCCTCCAGCCGATGGACAGCTCTCTGCTCTGACAGAACATCGTACGCCTAGTCCTCCATCGGTGCGAGTCATATCGTCTTCGCCGCTCAAGCCAGCACAGTACCACAAGTTATCACCGACCTCTTCCCCAGCGGCTGCTTCGCCGAGCTCTTCGCTACGGCTAAGCCCTGTGGCTAGCAGGCGGCCAAGTCTTGTAAGAAGTCCTTCCAACTATGGACAAGGCAAGCTGCCAGACTCCGTACTGGTCAAAGTGCTGAAGAAGCTCGATCTGGCCCAACTCATGCGGTGCCGACAAGTGAGTGGGCATTGGCACCAGCTTATATCCAACTCCGCAGAGGTGATAACTTTCCTCGACTTGGCCAAGTATAACAGGTGCGTGACCGATGAAGCTCTAAGAGATGTCATTGTTCCATTCATCGGCAATCGCCCTACTGAGATCGACATGTCAAACTGTTTCCATGTTACGGACGAAGGCTTCAAGATCCTCACGGATGCTTGCGGCGAATCAGCAAGAGTCTGGAAGATGAAGTCAGTGTGGGACGTCACTGCACCTGCAGTCCTCGCTCTCGTGGAGAAGGCCAAGCAACTGGAAGAGATAGACCTCAGCAACTGCCGAAAAGTGGGCGATAACCTTCTTGCGCGAGTAGTTGGCTGGGTTGTACCAGAGACGAAACCCGGACAACAACCTATGCAGCCCTCACATCCACTCAACGGAAAGCGACCACCCTCGAAGCGGCACTCGTCCTCTCTGACAGTACCTGGTCAGGACGCTCAGCCTCCGCCGCCGGGCACAGTCGTTGGAGCACCGAAATTGAAACGCCTCACGCTCTCATACTGCAAGCACGTCCAAGATCGCAGTATGGCACATATCGCAATTCATGCTGCCGACCGCCTGGAAAGCCTTGACCTGACAAGGTGTACCAGTATCTCAGACGCCGGCTTCCATTCCTGGGGTGTGTACGACTTCCGTAATCTCAAGAGACTTGTGCTTGCCGACTGCACCTACTTGAGCGACCAAGCTATCGTCGGAGTAGTGGGCGGCTGTCGGGGTCTCAGAGAGCTGGACTTGTCTTTCTGCTGCGCACTCTCCGACACGGCGACAGAAGTCCTCAGTCTCGGATTACCACAACTACGGAAACTGGATATGGCGTTCTGCGGGTCTGCTGTCAGCGATAACAGCTTACGATGCATTGGACTTCATCTCCTCGAGCTGCGATACCTGAGCGTACGCGGTTGTGTTCGAGTCACTGGCGTCGGCGTCGAAAGTGTTGTCGAAGGGTGTCGATACCTTGAATTCTTCGACGTCAGCCAGTGCAAGAACCTGCGCCCTTGGCTGGAGCGAGGCGGTGTGCAAAGAGTCAATGGATCTGGAGCGAGGAATGTCAGATTTGACATTGTGGCTGATGGATCTTGGAGGACAGATGCGAGGTGATGAAGGGTGAGTACAGACACATGGATGAACAATATGGATGGATGTCATGCATGCATGCATTTACGTGAGCGAGGCGTCTGGGATCTCTGGGATCTGATGATGTAGGATATGGATTTTGTTGGAGTTCGACATGTGTCTGGGGATATGATCCTGTTGTGGCGTATGTTGATTCGAGTGCCAGAGATAGCAATTTTGCTGCCAATGTACAGGAGTTCTCGATGCCGCTTTGCTTGCTTCGGTTTGCTTGATAGCAGGGATAAGAAGTACGAGCCATCATTTCGTGCTGATTTCGTGACTCGCGACACGATCCTTGCTCGACACCTGCAGTGTTTGAGCAGGTCAAAGACTCCTTCCCCCTGGCACCATTGTCAGCAAGCTCTGCCAGCACACAATCCCAGCTGGGCAACACTTTGGCCCTATCTGTTACGCCGACGGCTTACTCTCGAACTGATATCCCGGAAGCTCAATCGCAGTCGCAGGAGGATTGAACGACGCACCAAACCAGCCCAAGATACCTGTCCACGCCACGAAGCCCAAGAACGTGTAAAGAATCTTGATTCCCCAAGCCGTGTCCGGATTCGCCAAACTCGGAGCACCTGGAGCCAGCTTCTGAGCAATGTCCACGAACTTACGCATGCGCTCTTCATACGACTTGAAAGCCATCGCGACATCGTTGGGTTGCTTTGCCAGCTCTCCGGCTAGAATGTATGCCCCGACCACCCCAACGGTGGTGCCCATCCCGGAGATGGGTGAAGGACAATAGCCAGCGTCACCCGCCACTACGACTCGGCCTTGAGACCAGCTTGGGAGCTTCACTTGCGCGACTTTCTGCATGTAGAAGTCGTCTGCTTGTGGCAGTGCTTTCAGGACACGGTCGGTCTCCCAGCCTGCATTCTGGAACAGCCGGAGCCAGTGAGCCTTCTGCTCAGCCATGTCGGCTTTGACCAGGTGGTCCAGCTTGTCGTCCTTCGGCATAACCCACAGCGAGACTCTGCTCGATCGACCAGCGTCAGGACGAATCAGCACCATTCTCTTGCCAGGTGCATTGTACCATCTGGCCCAGTAGCTGTCGCTTGGTGAAGGAGGGATTGTGAACCATGCAGTCCATTGTCCGAGGTCGTTGACGCTGGACTGGGAAATGTCGGAACCAAATGCAAGTTTTCTGGTAGCGCTGTTCCAACCATCTGCTGCGATCAGCACGTCAGCATGGATGGTCTTGCCGCTTTCGAGCTGTATATCGATTCCCTCATCGTCCTCGGAGAATGACCTGACACTATCGCCGAAACGATACGTTACATGGCCCTTGCTGTGCTCATATAGAATATTGGCCAAGTCGCCTCTCATAATCTCTATATCAGACGTAAACCCTTTCCCATCATCGACCGGGAAATCCGCCCAAGATCGATTATCGGCATCCACGAAGCGCAAGCCTTTCTCCTCGGTGGTCTTCGCGCGAATGGCATCTTCAACGCCCATGCGCTGCAGGACCGTCAATCCATGGCCTCGAATATCGACATTTTGGCCTCCCCTTCGAGGCGCTGGGGCTCGTTCGATGACTGTGACTTCTGCGTTCGCCTGGGCGAGGAAGTATGCTGCGACCGGTCCAGCGATGCCTGCACCGCTGATTACCACTTTGAGAATTGACATGGAGAGCGGTGTCAATGATCACTTTCACGACGGCGCTCCTGCTTTTATCTCCACCGCGACTTCATGACGCTAGTGTTTGAGACTGCACGATTCGAGACGGCTTTCGGAGCATTTATGGATGGAAGCATCGTGAAAGTCATGATATACTGGTCCTTTTCCCGCGACGTACCTTTGTGATACAGTTTCCGATGGATCATCACATCACCCGCTGCCTGGACGACCATCTATCGCTTGCCGTCGCCAAGTCATGACAGGCAGGACGGCATTCGGCGGCCCGATTGTGCTGCAGTTCAACGTCACCATTTCCCCTCGCAAGTCCACATGTGCAGTCTGTTTCGCGCCAACACCATCCGCTGCGACCACAAACAGAATGATCGAAGCGCAGGAATTGAGCCGTCACCCTTACTTTTAGGCTGATGATTGGGCCGGTGGCTTGGACCTTCACAATGACATCTGGGAAGCGGAGGTCGTGGAGGATGGCTGCGTTGTGCTATGCCTGTTCCTGACGACAGCTCTTCCAAGCCCTGGAAAGAGTGCTTGAGCATGCTACGGTGAACGCCATGGCAGCGGCGATACTCTGGTCGATTAAATGACATGCTGCATGCGAGCAAGATGTGTTCCAGGCATGTAAAAGGGCTGCTTTCGCGTGGTCTTTCATGGACCTTCGGCCGCTGTATTGTCTTGTTTTGCTTGTAGGAGAATGGCTTCTGCCGGTGCATTGTTCCTCGCTATGGTGTTCCTTCGTAAATGGTATGCAAGACAGGCGTTGAGCATACTGACAGCAAGATAGCACAAACAAGTACGCGAGCAGTCCCGATCCTCGGCCCACAGTTCAATGCTGCCCCCCAGCTTGACTCCGATCATCTACGACAACACTGCTCCCGATGCGCAAAAGTGTCCGGGCTACAAAGCTTCGAATCAGGAAGACACCGCTCAAGGTTTCACGGCTCATCTGACTATCGCCGGGGCCAACTGTCAGGCGTACGGCAACGACATCTCTGACCTTCTGCTAGAGGTCCAATATCAAACCATGAACCGTCTTGATGTCCGGACTACAGAGCCCAAGGGTCAGGCATTGCTAAGAGACAAACGCCAGAATCGGTTCGAACCAGCCTGCGGCACCCTCTCCACATCGGCCATCATACCGGCTGAAGGGGAGAGTTGAACATACATAAGCCGCTACAATATGCAGATCTGTTGAGAGTCCTCACCTTCTCCTGCGAAACAACTCGATGCAGCAATTCTGGACTTTCGATTTCCATCAGACGAGCTGGGAATATGAGAACATCTCGGTCATGCGTGATGTCGCTCAAGGGTACAAGGATGCCAACAGTCCACTTGAGTGCGTGTTTGTGGAACGACCTCGATGGTGACAACCTCTACCGTGACTTCACGAGCGACAACAATACGTTTCCAGATTCTGGGATGAGGGAATGGATCGCCGAGCTGCATGCTAATGGACAGTACTGTCATGCGCACTCTTGCGTGGGAATTTCCCGAAGACGAGACATTGAAGGGCACATATGCACAGTTCATGCTCGGGCCTTCGATCGTGGTCACTCCAGTCTTGGTCCCGAACGTCGACACGGTCTCCGATGTCTTCCCTGGCATCGGCGAAGGCACGAGGTGGTACGACCGGTACACTTTGCAGGAGGTCGTTGACGCCACACCACAGGGGAACGTCACTATGGCCGCACCATTGGAGCACATTGATGTCCACGTTGGCTGAGAATCTGTCCTTCCACTGCAGACGCCAGGCTACATCACTGCAGAAACGAGAAATGGCTCGTTCGGCCTCCTGGTCACGCTCGATGATGACGCAGCCGCTTCTGGGAGCCTGTATCTCGACGACGGGTTGCAGTCTTGAGCCTGGGGAGACGAAGTTGGTGAAGTCCAAGCACGGAAATGACCCTTTGACATCAAAGGATCGAGGGCAAGTACAAAGCAGCGGCCGCGCTCGTGACCATTTCGGGGATCACAGGACACCTTGCAGGTCTATCGTTGAGCATTGGTCTTCAGCCGTGCAAAGTTGGCCGAGTCGTAGTCGAGCCGAGCAAGGGTGTCATACGATTCAGTGGGTTGGATGAGTTTACGTCGAACTGGGCATGGGAAGGAGAGATGAGGATGGAGTTGAGCTTTGATCGTTGAAGTGATATCGTCACTGGTAGCTGAAACGTGTGGTCAGTGTTGGAAGCTATCAATTTGCCTCTTGTGCTTACTGCTTTCTTCACGATTCACTTCTGCGCCG
This genomic window from Fulvia fulva chromosome 4, complete sequence contains:
- a CDS encoding F-box/LRR-repeat protein 7, which encodes MRRHPLRSLQTSRGAAPSDAVSLIQSYDSELNPSRPVRGSPLGSSTDTGLPLELLDRLKAFPLFSSAPESFLLSIGRSLRPSIYQPAQEIIREGEDAKAMYWLVRGSVRVTSRDGESTYAELKPGAFFGEIGILMDMPRTASIVASIRSLVVRLNKEDLQKQLPSYPDVERAIRDEALERLSILKRKKKEQGVSPHSGQDGSIRPPAAPRKRSRDWIAGDVEMGEAGSLEDGEVTSNKKRKSPSPGIAEVAASSGLGSSPLTVRQLLKELPLFSGLPADILHFLGVNAQPVSYPPFTEIVKQGSSGREVYFIIKGDVEVLTEVPGSASAPTSLSPNTGTNGNTPQPELRIRARLTAGQYFGEVTSLSLSPGRTATVRSVNAVECLLINGDVLDSLWRRCSPHLRQQVESEAKRRLTAARKDDDVVMADVGASLGQHTSTTDATTQGVDTSGQDDNDWRKDLPTVKFEEPLDLDGPSHSPTMVPQMEPIDPDPFFNENLDNMRAKSRRSSLAPPLPPADGQLSALTEHRTPSPPSVRVISSSPLKPAQYHKLSPTSSPAAASPSSSLRLSPVASRRPSLVRSPSNYGQGKLPDSVLVKVLKKLDLAQLMRCRQVSGHWHQLISNSAEVITFLDLAKYNRCVTDEALRDVIVPFIGNRPTEIDMSNCFHVTDEGFKILTDACGESARVWKMKSVWDVTAPAVLALVEKAKQLEEIDLSNCRKVGDNLLARVVGWVVPETKPGQQPMQPSHPLNGKRPPSKRHSSSLTVPGQDAQPPPPGTVVGAPKLKRLTLSYCKHVQDRSMAHIAIHAADRLESLDLTRCTSISDAGFHSWGVYDFRNLKRLVLADCTYLSDQAIVGVVGGCRGLRELDLSFCCALSDTATEVLSLGLPQLRKLDMAFCGSAVSDNSLRCIGLHLLELRYLSVRGCVRVTGVGVESVVEGCRYLEFFDVSQCKNLRPWLERGGVQRVNGSGARNVRFDIVADGSWRTDAR
- a CDS encoding Alpha-glucosidase, which gives rise to MQQFWTFDFHQTSWEYENISVMRDVAQGYKDANSPLDTVMRTLAWEFPEDETLKGTYAQFMLGPSIVVTPVLVPNVDTVSDVFPGIGEGTRWYDRYTLQEVVDATPQGNVTMAAPLEHIDVHVG
- a CDS encoding FAD-dependent monooxygenase asL4, with the protein product MSILKVVISGAGIAGPVAAYFLAQANAEVTVIERAPAPRRGGQNVDIRGHGLTVLQRMGVEDAIRAKTTEEKGLRFVDADNRSWADFPVDDGKGFTSDIEIMRGDLANILYEHSKGHVTYRFGDSVRSFSEDDEGIDIQLESGKTIHADVLIAADGWNSATRKLAFGSDISQSSVNDLGQWTAWFTIPPSPSDSYWARWYNAPGKRMVLIRPDAGRSSRVSLWVMPKDDKLDHLVKADMAEQKAHWLRLFQNAGWETDRVLKALPQADDFYMQKVAQVKLPSWSQGRVVVAGDAGYCPSPISGMGTTVGVVGAYILAGELAKQPNDVAMAFKSYEERMRKFVDIAQKLAPGAPSLANPDTAWGIKILYTFLGFVAWTGILGWFGASFNPPATAIELPGYQFESKPSA
- a CDS encoding Alpha-glucosidase — protein: MLPPSLTPIIYDNTAPDAQKCPGYKASNQEDTAQGFTAHLTIAGANCQAYGNDISDLLLEVQYQTMNRLDVRTTEPKGQALLRDKRQNRFEPACGTLSTSAIIPAEGES